The Triticum dicoccoides isolate Atlit2015 ecotype Zavitan chromosome 6A, WEW_v2.0, whole genome shotgun sequence genome has a window encoding:
- the LOC119319290 gene encoding uncharacterized protein LOC119319290 → MLLERGPPKKRRKKKSAIQDPEAAMVVACASTTAPVMVYPSSTDLVSQINEDVGPSSSLVRSIKGSKEPKHASGEQKEKSKKSAPRKGKGKAAKEKIASRVVAVGEQTPKGKEKCSEVAPHDSPAMGTRSKRTSHSPAMSTRSKRAPVRLDL, encoded by the exons ATGCTTCTTGAAAG GGGGCCACCAAagaagaggagaaagaagaagagtgCCATACAGGACCCTGAGGCGGCCATGGTAGTTGCATGTGCTTCTACAACTGCTCCGGTCATGGTATACCCATCTAG CACTGATCTAGTTTCTCAAATAAATGAGGATGTTGGCCCAAGTTCTAGTTTAGTGAG ATCTATCAAGGGTTCTAAAGAACCAAAACATGCTTCTGGGGAACAAAAGGAAAAATCTAAGAAGAGTGCGCCGCGAAAGGGAAAGGGTAAGGCTGCCAAAGAGAAGATTGCCTCACGAGTTGTTGCTGTTGGAGAGCAGACGCCAAAAGGCAAAGAAAAATGCAGCGAAGTTGCTCCACATGATAGCCCAGCCATGGGTACAAGAAGCAAAAGGACATCTCATAGCCCAGCTATGAGCACTAGGAGCAAAAGAGCACCTGTTAGATTGGACTTGTAG
- the LOC119317175 gene encoding adenosine kinase 2-like, protein MAASNLEGVLLGMGNPLLDISAVVDEAFLAKYDVKPNNAILAEDKHLPMYDELSSKDNVEYIAGGATQNSIRVAQWMLQTPGATSYMGCIGKDKYGEEMKSAAKAAGVTAHYYEDEAAPTGTCAVCVVGGERSLIANLSAANCYKSEHLKKPENWALVEKAKYIYIAGFFLTVSPESIQLVAEHAAANNKVFLMNLSAPFICEFFRDAQEKVLPYSDYIFGNETEARIFSKVRGWETENVEEIALKISQLPLASGKQKRIAVITQGADPVVVAEDGKVKTFPVILLPKEKLVDTNGAGDAFVGGFLSQLVQGKSIEDCVKAGCYAANVIIQQSGCTYPEKPDFN, encoded by the exons GTATGATGTGAAGCCGAACAATGCCATTCTTGCCGAGGACAAGCACTTGCCCAT GTACGATGAGTTGTCCAGCAAGGACAATGTTGAATATATTGCTGGAG GAGCCACGCAGAACTCTATCAGGGTTGCCCAA TGGATGCTTCAAACTCCTGGTGCAACAAGTTACATGGGTTGCATTGGAAAGGACAAGTATGGTGAGGAGATGAAGAGCGCCGCTAAAGCTGCAGGAGTTACT GCTCATTACTATGAGGATGAGGCTGCTCCTACAGGCACATGTGCTGTCTGTGTTGTTGGTGGCGAAAG GTCATTGATTGCAAACTTATCTGCTGCGAACTGCTACAAATCTGAGCATCTAAAGAAGCCAGAGAACTGGGCACTAG TTGAGAAAGCGAAATACATCTACATTGCTGGCTTTTTCCTTACGGTGTCCCCTGAATCTATTCAGCTTGTTGCTGAGCATGCTGCTGCAAATAACAAG GTTTTCTTGATGAACCTCTCCGCTCCCTTTATCTGTGAGTTTTTCCGTGATGCCCAAGAGAAGGTTCTTCC GTATTCTGACTACATCTTTGGAAATGAAACCGAGGCAAGGATCTTCTCTAAAGTCCGAGGGTGGGAG ACTGAGAATGTCGAGGAGATCGCTTTGAAGATCTCACAACTGCCTCTGGCTTCTGGAAAACAAAAGAGGATTGCTGTGATTACTCAGGGTGCTGATCCAGTAGTTGTGGCTGAGGATGGGAAG GTAAAAACATTCCCTGTGATCCTATTGCCCAAGGAGAAGCTTGTTGACACCAATGGCGCTG GTGATGCGTTTGTTGGCGGCTTCCTCTCTCAGTTGGTTCAAGGGAAGAGCATCGAGGACTGCGTAAAGGCCGGTTGCTACGCAGCAAACGTTATCATCCAGCAATCTGGCTGCACTTACCCTGAGAAGCCTGACTTCAACTAG